The genomic segment CGCACGCCCCGCGCCTTCGGCTACTTCCAGGGCGACCTCGTGCAGGTCCAGGCCGAGATCCGCACCGATCCCGGCTTCACCCTGCAGCGATCCTCCCTGCCGAAGCCCGGCCCGGTCACCTACTGGCTCGATCTGCGCGACGTGCGCACGGAGGAGAGCCGGGGCGCGGACGGCGCCCATGTGATCCGGCTGCGCCTGACCTATCAGGACTTCTACGTCGCGCTCGATGCCCGGACCCTCGAAGTGCCGGGCTTTCCCGTCACCGTCGAGAATGCCGGCACGAACGGCTCGACCACGGCGGTGGCGCAGCTGCCCGCCTGGAAGATCGGCGTCTCGCCCTTACGCGAGGTGCAGCCCGAGCGGCGCGACGACCCGGCCGAGTACCTGCGGCCCGACGGGCGCGTCCCGCGCCTCGATCCGCAGCCGGCGCTCGCCTCGGCGGCCGGCTTCCTCGCGCTCGCCGTTCTGGCGCTGCTGCTGCTCGCCTACGACCGGGCGTGGTGGATTTTTCGGAAGCGCCGTGGCCGGCCGTTCGCGCAGGCGCTGAAAGCCCTCCGCCGGGCGAAGCGGCGCTCGCAGGGCGAAGCCCTGTACCGCGAGGCGCTGCTCGCCCTTCATCGCGGCCTCGACGCCACCGACGGACGCCGGGTGCTCGCCGACGACCTGCCCGACTTCCTCGGCCGCCATCCCGCCCTCCGGGGACAGGCGAGCGGCCTCGAACGATTCTTCTCGGCCTCGCGGCTGGCCTTCTTCGGCCGCGACACCGCCGGGGCCGGGACGACGCTGCCCCTGCCCGAGGCCGAGGCGCTGCTGCGCCGGCTCGGCGCGGTCGAGCGGAGCGCGTGACCCGGTGACGACGCTCCTCCCCTCCCTCGGCCTGGCCACGCCCTGGCTGCTCTGGCTCCTGCCGCTGGCGCTTCTGCCGCTGCTGCTGTCCGTCACCCGGCACAGCGCGGTCTCCTCGGTCGCGGCCGCACCCGAAGATCCCCTCTCCGCGGGTCTCCAGATTGTCCTGACCGCTGCCGGTATGCTGGCCATCGGCGGCCTCGTCCTGGCGCTGGCCGGGCCGTACCGCGCCGGCGAGCGGGTGACCCGCACCGGCATCGGCGCCCAGATCTCGATGCTGATCGACCGTTCGGGAAGCATGAACGAGACCTTTGCCGGCCGGCAGCCCTCGGGGGCGGAGGAGTCGAAGGCCGCCGCCTCCCGGCGCATCCTGCGCGACTTCGTCGGCGAGCGCGCTCACGACCAGTTCGCGGTGACCGCCTTCTCTACCGCCCCGATGCTGGTCGTGCCGATGACCGACCGGCACGACGCCGTGCGCGCGGCCATCGCCGCCATCGACCGGCCAGGCCTCGATTACACCAACGTCGCCCGCGGCCTCGGCATGGCGCTGTCGCAGTTCGGTGCGGGCGCTCCGGGGGTGTCGCGGGCGCTGCTGCTGGTCTCGGACGGGGCGGCGGTGATCGATCCGCGCATCCAGGCGCAGTTGCGCGCCGAGTTCACCAAGGTGCAGCCGAACCTCTACTGGCTGTTTCTGCGCACCAAGGGCTCGCCCTCGATCACCGACAAGCCCGCGGGCGAGGACACGCCCCAGGCCGCGCCCGAGCGCCATCTCGACCTGTTCTTCAAGAGCCTCGGCGTGCCCTATCGCGCCTTCGAGGCGGAGGGCGCCGAGGCCGTGGCCAACGCCGTGCGCCAGATCGAGGCGCTGGAGCGCGATCCGATCCCCTATACCGAGGAGCGCCCCCGCCGCGACCTCGCCGGCTGGGCCTACGCCCTCGCCGCCTTCGGCCTGCTCCTCCTCGTCCTCGCCAAGCTGGCCGAGACCGACTTTTTGCGCGCGCCCGTCCGTGAGCGGAGTGCCGCTGCGGCCGGCCCCGCGCCCGCCGCTGCGCCGAGAAGGGCCGCCGCCTGATGCCCTCCGCCCTCACCCACGCACCCTCCCCGTCCCTGCGCACCCGGCTCGGCGCGGGCTTGGGCCAGGGCTGGCGCAGCCTCCGCCCCACCCTGCTCGTGCTGCTGCCGATCCTGCTGCTCGGAACCGCCGCCGCCCTTGCGCTCTCGGCCTGGCGGGACGCGCGCACCAACGCGGCCATCGCCGAGTTGGAAGCGGGGCGCGACATCGCCGTCCCGCCGGACGCCCCCGACGCGTTCCTCGTCGCGCGGACAAAATTCCTGGCTTTTCGCGATCGCCTCGGCGAGGCGGAGCCGCTGCTGGAAACCCTCGACCATCGGCGGTCCGCCGACGCCGCGGCCCGCGCCCGCTACATCGTCGCCAATGCCCGCATCCGCGAAGCCTTCCGGCTGATCGAGCGCAGCGAACTCGACAAGGCCGGCCCGCAGGTCACCCTCGCGCGCCAGGATTACCGCCGGGCGCTCCAGGCCCGGCCAAACTTCTGGGACGCGAAGTTCAACTTCGACGTCGCCTCGCGCCTGATCCGCGACTTCCCCGAATTCGACCGCAAGTTCGGCGACGAGCTGAAGGCCGAGCCCAAGCAGATCTGGACCGACATTCCCGGCCAGCCAAGAGGCGGGCCATGAGCGTGTGGGCCGCGCTTCCCTTCGCGAGAAACCTGCGCG from the Methylorubrum extorquens genome contains:
- the mxaA gene encoding MxaA protein (Evidence 2a : Function from experimental evidences in other organisms; Product type e : enzyme), whose translation is MRALPLALLLAQVSLPAAAQVRGVELRTPRAFGYFQGDLVQVQAEIRTDPGFTLQRSSLPKPGPVTYWLDLRDVRTEESRGADGAHVIRLRLTYQDFYVALDARTLEVPGFPVTVENAGTNGSTTAVAQLPAWKIGVSPLREVQPERRDDPAEYLRPDGRVPRLDPQPALASAAGFLALAVLALLLLAYDRAWWIFRKRRGRPFAQALKALRRAKRRSQGEALYREALLALHRGLDATDGRRVLADDLPDFLGRHPALRGQASGLERFFSASRLAFFGRDTAGAGTTLPLPEAEALLRRLGAVERSA
- the mxaC gene encoding MxaC protein (Evidence 2a : Function from experimental evidences in other organisms; Product type e : enzyme) is translated as MTTLLPSLGLATPWLLWLLPLALLPLLLSVTRHSAVSSVAAAPEDPLSAGLQIVLTAAGMLAIGGLVLALAGPYRAGERVTRTGIGAQISMLIDRSGSMNETFAGRQPSGAEESKAAASRRILRDFVGERAHDQFAVTAFSTAPMLVVPMTDRHDAVRAAIAAIDRPGLDYTNVARGLGMALSQFGAGAPGVSRALLLVSDGAAVIDPRIQAQLRAEFTKVQPNLYWLFLRTKGSPSITDKPAGEDTPQAAPERHLDLFFKSLGVPYRAFEAEGAEAVANAVRQIEALERDPIPYTEERPRRDLAGWAYALAAFGLLLLVLAKLAETDFLRAPVRERSAAAAGPAPAAAPRRAAA
- the mxaK gene encoding MxaK protein (Evidence 2a : Function from experimental evidences in other organisms; Product type e : enzyme) → MPSALTHAPSPSLRTRLGAGLGQGWRSLRPTLLVLLPILLLGTAAALALSAWRDARTNAAIAELEAGRDIAVPPDAPDAFLVARTKFLAFRDRLGEAEPLLETLDHRRSADAAARARYIVANARIREAFRLIERSELDKAGPQVTLARQDYRRALQARPNFWDAKFNFDVASRLIRDFPEFDRKFGDELKAEPKQIWTDIPGQPRGGP